A window from Nitrosopumilus sp. encodes these proteins:
- a CDS encoding trans-sialidase encodes MVEKRKANTKKDLEDKIAKLEAKLNQLSTKLAEKPAEVKPAEVKPAEVKPAEVKPAEVKPAEVKPATTKPKGVLPKGFEKSAEAPKPQEAPKPAETTSQLPVTVQAALENAYMNAPMTSFHDYRAKVTGYSPAPNRYFVRLHAPVGKVPTKNWNDQKVTVTGYTAASNQYFATRARMAYHPADKRFGSFSGVNMSVEGVAAQAQQAPEPPKPQEAPKPKKGTLPKNTEQTPPPQQNTSSKDEGKSRKQQLEEYEKEYLQRIEQQQTEEEEAYQEVIEAEAKPRSQQTRGSLPKGFEPKPKPEQPKQSRGTLPKGF; translated from the coding sequence ATGGTAGAAAAACGAAAAGCAAATACAAAGAAAGATCTTGAAGACAAGATTGCCAAATTAGAAGCAAAACTAAATCAACTTTCTACTAAGTTAGCGGAAAAGCCTGCGGAGGTAAAGCCAGCTGAGGTAAAGCCAGCTGAGGTAAAGCCAGCTGAGGTAAAGCCAGCTGAGGTAAAGCCTGCGGAGGTAAAGCCTGCAACAACAAAACCAAAAGGTGTTCTACCAAAAGGATTTGAAAAATCAGCAGAAGCTCCTAAACCACAGGAGGCACCAAAGCCAGCTGAGACTACGTCACAACTTCCCGTAACAGTACAAGCAGCATTAGAAAATGCATACATGAATGCTCCAATGACTTCTTTCCATGATTACAGAGCAAAAGTAACTGGTTATTCTCCAGCTCCTAACAGATACTTTGTTAGATTACATGCTCCTGTAGGAAAAGTTCCAACTAAAAATTGGAATGATCAAAAAGTAACAGTAACTGGTTACACAGCAGCATCAAACCAATACTTTGCAACAAGAGCTAGAATGGCATATCATCCTGCTGACAAAAGATTTGGAAGTTTTAGTGGGGTAAACATGAGTGTTGAAGGGGTTGCTGCACAAGCACAACAGGCACCAGAACCACCAAAGCCACAGGAAGCACCAAAGCCTAAAAAAGGAACACTTCCAAAAAATACAGAACAAACACCACCTCCACAACAAAATACATCCAGTAAAGATGAAGGCAAATCAAGAAAACAACAACTCGAAGAATATGAAAAGGAATATTTGCAAAGAATTGAACAACAACAGACTGAAGAAGAGGAAGCATATCAAGAAGTTATTGAAGCAGAAGCAAAACCTAGATCTCAGCAAACCCGTGGTAGTTTACCAAAAGGGTTTGAACCAAAACCAAAACCTGAGCAACCAAAACAATCTAGAGGTACACTGCCAAAAGGTTTCTAA
- a CDS encoding CBS domain-containing protein, whose amino-acid sequence MSREDFNKSSILVKDIMTKALISVNLSTISFQIAKMMQQGGIGAIIVKENENPVGVVTDRDFATRIAANKLPFETPAEKIMSSPLISINHDSTISEAAEMMNSKKIRKLAVTENNKIIGIITSTDLVNQLAK is encoded by the coding sequence ATGAGTCGTGAAGATTTCAATAAATCCTCTATCCTAGTCAAAGACATTATGACAAAGGCTTTGATCTCAGTGAATTTGAGTACTATCTCATTTCAAATTGCTAAAATGATGCAACAAGGAGGAATAGGAGCAATAATTGTCAAGGAAAATGAAAATCCTGTTGGCGTTGTAACAGATAGAGATTTTGCTACAAGAATTGCAGCAAACAAGCTCCCCTTTGAAACTCCAGCAGAAAAGATAATGTCTTCGCCGCTAATTTCAATTAATCATGATAGTACAATATCTGAAGCAGCGGAAATGATGAATAGTAAGAAAATCAGAAAACTTGCAGTTACTGAAAATAATAAAATCATTGGAATTATCACATCAACTGACTTGGTAAATCAGCTTGCAAAATAA
- a CDS encoding Hsp20/alpha crystallin family protein: MRNNDFEFKMTLPFMTPILDDIEQRSLSPLSSLREYENYWMVEFDLPMVGSENINVIFNQNTITVEAKLKETYSEEKLGKITKFEYFKKSVSLPGKIDSKKITSKFEKGRLEIKIPKKIDGTSIKIN, encoded by the coding sequence ATGAGGAACAATGATTTTGAATTTAAAATGACACTACCATTTATGACGCCAATACTAGATGATATTGAACAAAGAAGTCTTTCACCACTTTCATCTCTAAGGGAGTATGAGAATTACTGGATGGTGGAATTTGATCTTCCGATGGTTGGTAGCGAAAACATTAATGTTATTTTTAATCAAAATACTATCACCGTAGAGGCAAAGCTAAAAGAGACATATTCAGAAGAAAAACTAGGTAAAATTACAAAATTTGAGTATTTTAAAAAATCAGTTTCGTTACCTGGCAAAATAGACAGTAAAAAAATCACCTCCAAGTTTGAAAAAGGAAGATTAGAAATTAAAATTCCAAAAAAAATTGATGGAACATCAATTAAAATCAACTAA
- a CDS encoding PAC2 family protein gives MNITKPDPQENTLLVGFPSNGLVGTFSISYLIHHLKMKYVGEIDVKDLPAALFVEEGKILGPIRVYNKKNIFIVISEVPFNQYLAEGFAYAAHKFCQKNGIKKIIIVSGMGSINQSKETLKLYGLVTDQILENILYNNEIPKFLEGNIFGVDAAIISVFRKLKIPVLILYAECHPFFPDPEASIIAIETLAKILDVQIETQDIQNRMDKLRIQYRNLMEETIRTLQHNQEQGTRAPQIYR, from the coding sequence ATGAATATTACAAAACCGGATCCTCAAGAAAATACGTTACTTGTAGGTTTTCCAAGTAATGGCCTAGTTGGCACTTTTTCAATATCTTATCTTATTCATCATCTAAAAATGAAGTATGTTGGAGAAATTGACGTCAAAGATCTTCCGGCAGCTTTGTTTGTAGAGGAAGGAAAGATTCTTGGACCCATAAGAGTTTACAATAAGAAAAATATCTTCATTGTCATATCAGAAGTACCATTTAATCAATATTTAGCAGAAGGATTTGCTTATGCTGCTCATAAGTTTTGCCAAAAAAATGGAATAAAAAAAATAATAATTGTTAGTGGAATGGGTTCAATAAATCAATCAAAAGAGACTCTGAAACTATACGGTCTTGTTACTGATCAAATACTGGAAAATATCCTATACAACAACGAAATTCCAAAATTTTTAGAAGGGAATATTTTTGGAGTGGATGCTGCCATAATTTCAGTTTTCAGAAAGTTAAAGATCCCCGTACTAATACTCTATGCAGAATGCCATCCATTCTTTCCAGATCCGGAAGCATCAATTATTGCAATAGAAACACTTGCAAAAATTTTAGATGTACAAATAGAAACACAAGATATTCAAAACCGCATGGACAAGCTTCGAATTCAATATAGGAATTTAATGGAAGAAACAATTAGAACACTACAGCATAATCAAGAACAAGGTACGAGGGCCCCTCAAATCTACAGGTGA
- the tfb gene encoding transcription initiation factor IIB (stabilizes TBP binding to an archaeal box-A promoter; responsible for recruiting RNA polymerase II to the pre-initiation complex): MTILQNIEEIKLICRNCNALRFVTDEITGEITCSRCGCVFTENSEDRGMERRNFSDITDNTRTGPGISLKRHDKGLFTIIGAQNKDSVVKSLSAKTSQTFGRLRKWDSRSQTKNSADRNLLLALQELDKTQSKLALSDTVIERAALFYRKASEKNLIRGRTVKSITAACLYASCRDLEHNRTLTEIAEMFAVSRKEIARSYRILFRELGFVTSIADPIKSITKIASKIGIKEKTIRKAVQILDAAQDAGIVAGKNPEIIAATAIYAACVITGDAKSQIAISEAAGTSTVSIRTRVSEFKTKLGLFSTLN, encoded by the coding sequence TTGACAATTTTACAAAATATTGAAGAGATAAAATTAATCTGCCGTAATTGCAATGCATTAAGATTTGTAACTGATGAGATAACAGGTGAAATCACTTGTTCTAGATGCGGTTGTGTATTTACAGAAAATTCTGAAGATAGAGGAATGGAACGCAGAAACTTTTCAGACATTACTGACAATACAAGAACAGGGCCAGGCATATCACTAAAAAGACATGACAAGGGTCTTTTTACAATAATCGGGGCACAAAACAAGGATTCTGTTGTAAAATCACTTTCAGCAAAGACATCTCAAACATTTGGAAGATTGCGAAAATGGGACAGTAGGTCACAGACAAAAAATTCCGCAGACAGGAACCTGTTACTTGCACTTCAAGAACTAGACAAAACACAATCAAAATTAGCCCTTTCAGATACGGTGATTGAAAGAGCAGCCCTCTTTTACAGAAAGGCCTCTGAGAAGAATCTCATTCGTGGAAGAACTGTAAAATCAATTACTGCAGCATGCCTGTATGCGTCATGCAGGGATTTAGAACATAATAGAACCCTTACAGAAATTGCCGAAATGTTTGCAGTATCTAGAAAAGAGATTGCAAGATCATATCGTATACTGTTTAGAGAACTAGGCTTTGTGACATCCATAGCAGATCCAATAAAATCCATCACCAAGATAGCAAGCAAGATTGGAATAAAGGAAAAAACAATACGAAAAGCAGTACAGATTTTAGATGCAGCCCAAGATGCAGGAATCGTAGCCGGTAAAAATCCTGAAATTATTGCGGCAACTGCAATTTATGCTGCATGTGTCATAACAGGAGATGCAAAATCACAAATTGCAATATCTGAAGCTGCAGGTACTAGTACAGTTTCAATTAGAACCAGAGTTTCAGAATTTAAAACAAAACTAGGTCTGTTTTCCACGCTAAACTAA
- a CDS encoding SHOCT domain-containing protein has protein sequence MKHVEVKSEKSIKEYLRALPDDTIIKYYLDVEYSPFPILLMEEYTRRFKRKTKGQIIKDLKLQTRLAQKKTQDLGKMAKKYKILDDITREKSEEVIQHAKKSGYHISKTIAKKGSIIGSKLKKKTRSGIRSGINAGKNLQDSSQKELDLLKKLGDLKKSGIITNKEFQEKKKKILAKV, from the coding sequence ATGAAACATGTGGAAGTAAAATCAGAAAAATCAATCAAGGAGTATCTAAGAGCCCTTCCTGATGATACCATAATCAAATACTATCTTGATGTAGAGTATAGTCCATTTCCTATTTTACTAATGGAAGAATATACAAGAAGATTCAAGCGTAAGACTAAAGGTCAGATCATCAAGGATCTAAAGTTACAAACACGTCTTGCACAAAAGAAAACCCAGGATTTAGGCAAAATGGCAAAAAAATACAAGATTTTAGATGATATTACTAGAGAAAAGTCTGAAGAAGTAATTCAACATGCAAAAAAAAGTGGGTATCACATTAGCAAAACAATTGCCAAAAAGGGTTCTATCATAGGATCAAAACTAAAAAAGAAAACAAGATCTGGTATAAGATCTGGCATAAATGCCGGAAAGAATCTTCAAGATTCTTCACAAAAGGAATTGGATTTATTAAAAAAACTCGGAGATTTGAAAAAATCTGGAATTATAACAAATAAAGAGTTCCAAGAAAAAAAGAAAAAAATTCTTGCCAAGGTATAG
- the bcp gene encoding thioredoxin-dependent thiol peroxidase → MVSEGDSVPKFEVHDANGNKVKSNDFKGKKHVIYFYPKDFTPGCTTEADEFSKDYKKFQKEGIEIIGISPDDVESHKKFCDKMGITFPLLADTDKEISKMFGVWGKKKFMGREYMGVNRSTFLVNEKGKIFKIYPKVKPKGHSQEVLNDFLNSN, encoded by the coding sequence ATGGTTTCTGAAGGTGACTCTGTTCCAAAATTTGAGGTACATGATGCTAATGGTAACAAAGTAAAATCTAATGACTTTAAGGGTAAAAAACATGTGATTTACTTTTATCCGAAAGACTTCACACCTGGATGTACTACAGAAGCTGATGAATTTTCAAAAGATTACAAAAAATTCCAAAAGGAAGGAATTGAAATTATTGGTATTAGTCCCGATGATGTTGAATCTCATAAGAAATTCTGTGATAAAATGGGAATCACATTCCCTTTATTAGCAGATACTGATAAAGAAATCTCAAAAATGTTTGGGGTTTGGGGTAAAAAAAAATTCATGGGTCGAGAATACATGGGAGTGAATAGATCTACATTCTTAGTAAATGAGAAAGGAAAAATTTTCAAAATATATCCAAAAGTAAAACCTAAGGGACATTCACAAGAAGTGCTAAATGATTTTTTAAATTCAAATTAA
- a CDS encoding aquaporin yields the protein MVNPRAYLAEAIATYGLVFFGPLSVILAIASFGEELTTQSVLFISLGHGGAIALMVYAFGHVSGAHINPAVTIPMMITKKIGIVDGIGYIVSQLIGAVAAAATLWVILPDLGAKVNFATQGGPSDLINNSIASGFAIEAILTFFLVTVIFMTAVHKKASPGWHGFTIGGMVFLIHLIAVPLTGASVNPARTFGPALISGFWEFHWMYWAAPILGGIIAGLIMNYVFVKKAEQEA from the coding sequence ATGGTTAATCCACGAGCATACCTTGCTGAAGCAATTGCAACTTATGGATTAGTATTCTTTGGTCCACTTTCAGTGATTTTGGCAATTGCATCATTTGGAGAAGAATTAACAACACAATCAGTATTGTTTATTTCTCTTGGACATGGAGGGGCCATCGCTTTGATGGTTTATGCATTTGGACATGTCTCAGGTGCTCATATCAACCCTGCAGTTACTATTCCAATGATGATTACAAAGAAAATTGGAATTGTTGATGGAATTGGATATATCGTTTCACAGCTTATTGGTGCTGTAGCAGCAGCAGCAACACTTTGGGTAATTTTACCTGATCTTGGAGCTAAAGTTAACTTTGCAACTCAAGGTGGTCCAAGTGATTTAATCAATAATAGTATTGCATCTGGATTTGCAATAGAGGCAATTTTGACATTCTTCTTAGTTACAGTAATTTTTATGACTGCAGTTCACAAAAAAGCATCTCCTGGATGGCATGGTTTTACAATTGGAGGAATGGTTTTCCTAATTCACCTAATCGCAGTGCCTCTAACTGGTGCATCAGTTAATCCTGCAAGAACATTTGGTCCGGCATTAATCTCTGGGTTCTGGGAATTCCATTGGATGTATTGGGCAGCACCAATTTTGGGTGGTATTATTGCAGGTCTAATCATGAACTATGTCTTTGTCAAAAAGGCAGAGCAAGAAGCATAA
- a CDS encoding CBS domain-containing protein — MKIAKDYLNTPRTIKSNSNLDEVLKKIIDEKKSRLLITDNGKITGIVTEKDLGLFLLSDNSERRLDEIPLSEIAIKIISVDEKTELDECASVMLKKGIGSLVITSNNNIVGILTKTDLVRYFTKTHSGKKIVGEYMSPYYAWQYSDTPLYKVVLKMINEKISRVIIRNHDEIPVGIVTFRDLFKLALRLGEQDDILDNTDPVISVIFPRKGFISNSGFGGATKIDEIMNTDIISVDYDDDLAKTGKLMLEKNINGVGVLSGHGNIIGIISKTDIMKALAFLK; from the coding sequence ATGAAAATTGCCAAAGACTATCTTAATACCCCACGAACTATCAAATCTAATTCAAATCTGGATGAGGTTTTAAAAAAGATCATAGATGAGAAAAAAAGTCGTCTTTTAATCACCGATAATGGAAAAATCACGGGGATTGTAACTGAAAAGGATTTAGGGTTATTCCTACTCAGCGACAACAGTGAACGAAGACTAGATGAAATTCCTTTATCTGAAATTGCGATAAAAATAATTTCAGTGGACGAAAAAACAGAGCTTGATGAATGTGCTAGTGTTATGTTGAAAAAGGGAATCGGTTCATTGGTTATTACATCAAATAATAATATTGTTGGAATTTTGACAAAAACAGATCTCGTAAGATATTTCACTAAAACTCATTCTGGAAAAAAAATTGTAGGTGAATACATGTCTCCATACTATGCTTGGCAATATTCTGACACTCCTTTGTATAAAGTAGTGTTGAAAATGATCAATGAAAAAATTTCACGAGTTATAATACGAAATCATGATGAAATACCAGTTGGAATCGTAACGTTTAGAGATTTATTCAAACTTGCACTTAGATTAGGTGAACAAGACGACATACTTGATAACACTGATCCTGTAATCTCGGTAATTTTTCCAAGAAAGGGTTTCATATCTAATTCTGGTTTTGGTGGAGCTACCAAGATTGATGAAATAATGAATACTGACATTATTTCAGTAGATTACGATGATGATTTAGCAAAAACAGGTAAATTAATGTTAGAGAAAAATATCAATGGTGTTGGTGTTTTATCTGGACATGGAAATATCATTGGAATTATCAGTAAAACAGATATTATGAAAGCTCTAGCTTTTCTAAAATGA